From a region of the Zingiber officinale cultivar Zhangliang chromosome 4B, Zo_v1.1, whole genome shotgun sequence genome:
- the LOC121977074 gene encoding protein RETICULATA-RELATED 4, chloroplastic-like yields MAAAAPGGVASSSNLRFPSSNYLSRRAVAPPSAVRFLAPSSPPCRGRLRISLSSTARRHVVVRSDRGGGYGGSDGGHGGGGGDGGEGGDSGENNRAEALLVLAKAERTLESLPKDLAAAIENGRIPGLIVRRFFELERSPVFRWLFQFGGFKERLLADDLFLAKVAMECGVGVFTKTAAEWERRRENFIKELDFVICDVVMAIVADFMLVWLPAPTVSLRAPLLLNTGPIAKFFYSCPDNAFQIALAGTSYSFLQRVGAIVRNGSKLFVVGTGASLIGTGVTNALIKARQAIDKDVEIEAEDVPIVSTSVAYGVYMAISSNLRYQVLAGVIEQRILEPLLHNQKLALSALCFAVRTGNTFLGSLLWVDYARWVGVQKAKEHESSSV; encoded by the exons ATGGCGGCCGCGGCTCCCGGCGGAGTGGCGTCCTCCTCCAACCTCCGCTTTCCATCCTCCAACTACCTCTCCCGCCGCGCTGTCGCCCCACCTTCTGCCGTCCGCTTCCTCGCCCCCTCGTCCCCTCCCTGTCGCGGTCGCCTCCGGATCTCGTTATCTTCCACCGCCCGGCGACACGTCGTTGTGCGATCCGACCGAGGAGGAGGATACGGAGGCAGCGACGGCGGGCATGGTGGCGGCGGGGGCGACGGAGGGGAGGGTGGTGATTCGGGCGAGAACAATCGCGCCGAGGCGTTGCTCGTGCTGGCGAAGGCCGAGAGGACGCTCGAGAGCCTCCCCAAGGACTTGGCCGCCGCGATTGAGAACGGGAGGATCCCCGGGTTGATCGTGCGGCGGTTCTTTGAGCTCGAGAGGTCGCCGGTCTTCCGGTGGCTGTTCCAGTTTGGGGGATTCAAGGAGAGGCTCCTTGCTGACGACCTTTTCTTGGCTAAGGTAGCCATGGAGTGTGGCGTCGGCGTCTTCACTAAG ACAGCCGCTGAGTGGGAGCGTCGCAGAGAGAACTTTATTAAGGAATTGGATTTTGTTATCTGTGATGTG GTAATGGCCATAGTTGCTGATTTCATGCTCGTGTGGCTTCCTGCTCCGACAGTATCACTACGAGCCCCTCTTCTGTTGAACACTGGACCAATTGCAAAGTTCTTCTATAGCTGTCCTGATAATGCTTTTCAA ATTGCTTTAGCTGGAACATCATATTCATTCTTGCAGAGAGTCGGTGCAATTGTG AGAAATGGTTCAAAGCTTTTTGTTGTTGGGACTGGTGCTTCCCTG ATTGGGACCGGCGTAACCAATGCTTTAATCAAGGCCAGGCAGGCAATTGACAAAGATGTTGAAATAGAGGCAGAGGATGTGCCTATTGTATCTACTAGTGTCGCCTATGGTGTCTACATGGCCATTTCAAGCAATCTTCG GTACCAAGTGTTGGCTGGTGTCATTGAACAACGTATCTTGGAGCCCCTGCTACACAACCAAAAATTAGCACTCAGTGCCTTGTGCTTTGCAGTTCGTACAGGAAACACATTTTTGGGATCCCTGCT GTGGGTTGATTATGCCCGCTGGGTGGGCGTCCAAAAGGCCAAAGAGCATGAATCATCTTCTGTCTGA